From a single Syngnathus scovelli strain Florida chromosome 2, RoL_Ssco_1.2, whole genome shotgun sequence genomic region:
- the uckl1b gene encoding uridine-cytidine kinase-like 1 isoform X5: MAHGFLQHSLGEVWMSRIMCGSGDGSLDRLLPSVSTGLSPRKRTTSQCKSEPPLLRTSKRTIYTAGRPPWYNQHGTQSKEAFVIGLCGGSASGKTTVARKIIEALDVPWVVLLSMDSFYKVLSSEQQMRAASNDYNFDHPDAFDFDLLTHTLRKLKQGKSVKIPVYDFTTHGRQKEWKTVYGASVIIFEGIMAFVDKELLKLLDMKIFVDTDSDIRLVRRLRRDITERGRDIEGVIKQYNKFVKPSFEQYIEPTMRLADIVVPRGGGNMVAIDLIVQHVHSQLEERKLRWDMAALASAHQAQPLPQTLSVLESTPQVKGMHTIIRNKETSRDEFIFYSKRLMRLLIERALSFLPSQVHVVQTPQGEDYEGRRFHGKRITGVSILRAGETMEPALRAVCKDVRIGKILIQTNQDTGEPEVQLHYLRLPKDISEDHVILMDCTVSTGAAAMMAVRVLLDHDVQEDKILLVSLLMAEMGVHSVAYAFPQVKIITTAVDKKVNDLFHIIPGIGNFGDRYFGTDAPPDWSDDEIDEPSY; this comes from the exons ATGGCACATGGCTTTTTACAGCACTCACTGGGTGAGGTGTGGATGTCTCGGATAATGTG CGGAAGTGGTGATGGCTCCCTTGACCGCCTCCTCCCCTCGGTGAGCACGGGCCTTTCACCGAGGAAAAGGACTACAAGTCAGTGCAAGTCTGAGCCGCCTCTTCTCCGCACCTCCAAGCGCACCATCTACACGGCTGGGCGTCCCCCCTGGTACAACCAACATGGCACCCAGTCCAAGGAGGCCTTTGTCATTG GTCTGTGCGGCGGCAGTGCTTCGGGAAAGACGACCGTCGCTAGAAAAATCATCGAAGCCCTCGACGTTCCTTGGGTTGTCCTCCTTTCCATGGACTCCTTTTACAAG GTCCTCTCCTCAGAACAACAGATGCGGGCTGCCAGTAACGATTATAACTTTGACCACCCCGATGCCTTCGACTTTGATTTGCTGACACACACGCTGCGAAAGCTCAAGCAGGGCAAGAGTGTGAAAATCCCCGTGTATGATTTCACAACTCACGGGAGACAGAAGGAGTGG AAAACAGTGTATGGAGCCAGTGTGATCATCTTTGAAGGGATCATGGCCTTTGTCGATAAAGAGCTCTTGAAG TTGCTGGACATGAAGATTTTTGTCGACACGGACTCAGATATCCGTCTCGTGCGGCGGCTGCGGAGGGACATCACCGAGCGAGGCCGAGACATTGAGGGTGTCATCAAACAGTACAATAAATTTGTCAAGCCATCCTTTGAGCAGTACATCGAACCAACCATGCGTCTGGCTGATATTGTGGTGCCTCGGG GTGGCGGAAACATGGTGGCCATTGATTTGATAGTGCAGCACGTCCACAGTCAACTGGAAGAG AGGAAACTTCGCTGGGATAT GGCAGCCCTGGCTTCTGCACACCAAGCTCAACCGCTTCCGCAGACGCTCAGCGTTCTGGAGAGTACACCCCAGGTCAAAGGCATGCACACCATCATCAG GAACAAGGAAACCAGCCGGGATGAGTTCATCTTTTACTCCAAGAGGTTGATGCGTCTGTTGATTGAGCGAGCGCTCTCCTTCCTGCCATCACAG GTCCACGTCGTCCAGACACCCCAGGGAGAGGACTATGAAGGCAGGCGTTTCCACGGGAAGAGG ATCACCGGCGTGTCCATTTTGCGGGCAGGGGAAACCATGGAGCCCGCTCTAAGGGCCGTTTGCAAAGATGTCCGCATTGGCAAAATCCTCATCCAGACCAACCAGGACACAGGAGAACCTGAGGTCCAG CTTCATTACCTGCGTCTCCCCAAAGACATAAGCGAAGATCACGTCATTCTGATGGACTGCACCGTGTCCACTGGCGCTGCAGCCATGATGGCCGTTCGAGTGCTGCTG GACCATGATGTGCAAGAGGATAAAATCCTTCTGGTGTCTCTGCTAATGGCTGAAATGGGAGTGCACTCGGTGGCCTACGCCTTCCCGCAGGTCAAGATCATCACCACAGCCGTAGACAAGAAGGTCAACGATCTCTTCCACATCATACCTGGCATCG GAAATTTTGGGGATAGATATTTTGGAACTGATGCACCTCCTGACTGGAGCGACGACGAGATAGATGAGCCTAGTTACTGA
- the uckl1b gene encoding uridine-cytidine kinase-like 1 isoform X3, with the protein MSVLPNYSGARISGCWILTSDGCGSGDGSLDRLLPSVSTGLSPRKRTTSQCKSEPPLLRTSKRTIYTAGRPPWYNQHGTQSKEAFVIGLCGGSASGKTTVARKIIEALDVPWVVLLSMDSFYKVLSSEQQMRAASNDYNFDHPDAFDFDLLTHTLRKLKQGKSVKIPVYDFTTHGRQKEWKTVYGASVIIFEGIMAFVDKELLKLLDMKIFVDTDSDIRLVRRLRRDITERGRDIEGVIKQYNKFVKPSFEQYIEPTMRLADIVVPRGGGNMVAIDLIVQHVHSQLEERKLRWDMAALASAHQAQPLPQTLSVLESTPQVKGMHTIIRNKETSRDEFIFYSKRLMRLLIERALSFLPSQVHVVQTPQGEDYEGRRFHGKRITGVSILRAGETMEPALRAVCKDVRIGKILIQTNQDTGEPELHYLRLPKDISEDHVILMDCTVSTGAAAMMAVRVLLDHDVQEDKILLVSLLMAEMGVHSVAYAFPQVKIITTAVDKKVNDLFHIIPGIGNFGDRYFGTDAPPDWSDDEIDEPSY; encoded by the exons CGGAAGTGGTGATGGCTCCCTTGACCGCCTCCTCCCCTCGGTGAGCACGGGCCTTTCACCGAGGAAAAGGACTACAAGTCAGTGCAAGTCTGAGCCGCCTCTTCTCCGCACCTCCAAGCGCACCATCTACACGGCTGGGCGTCCCCCCTGGTACAACCAACATGGCACCCAGTCCAAGGAGGCCTTTGTCATTG GTCTGTGCGGCGGCAGTGCTTCGGGAAAGACGACCGTCGCTAGAAAAATCATCGAAGCCCTCGACGTTCCTTGGGTTGTCCTCCTTTCCATGGACTCCTTTTACAAG GTCCTCTCCTCAGAACAACAGATGCGGGCTGCCAGTAACGATTATAACTTTGACCACCCCGATGCCTTCGACTTTGATTTGCTGACACACACGCTGCGAAAGCTCAAGCAGGGCAAGAGTGTGAAAATCCCCGTGTATGATTTCACAACTCACGGGAGACAGAAGGAGTGG AAAACAGTGTATGGAGCCAGTGTGATCATCTTTGAAGGGATCATGGCCTTTGTCGATAAAGAGCTCTTGAAG TTGCTGGACATGAAGATTTTTGTCGACACGGACTCAGATATCCGTCTCGTGCGGCGGCTGCGGAGGGACATCACCGAGCGAGGCCGAGACATTGAGGGTGTCATCAAACAGTACAATAAATTTGTCAAGCCATCCTTTGAGCAGTACATCGAACCAACCATGCGTCTGGCTGATATTGTGGTGCCTCGGG GTGGCGGAAACATGGTGGCCATTGATTTGATAGTGCAGCACGTCCACAGTCAACTGGAAGAG AGGAAACTTCGCTGGGATAT GGCAGCCCTGGCTTCTGCACACCAAGCTCAACCGCTTCCGCAGACGCTCAGCGTTCTGGAGAGTACACCCCAGGTCAAAGGCATGCACACCATCATCAG GAACAAGGAAACCAGCCGGGATGAGTTCATCTTTTACTCCAAGAGGTTGATGCGTCTGTTGATTGAGCGAGCGCTCTCCTTCCTGCCATCACAG GTCCACGTCGTCCAGACACCCCAGGGAGAGGACTATGAAGGCAGGCGTTTCCACGGGAAGAGG ATCACCGGCGTGTCCATTTTGCGGGCAGGGGAAACCATGGAGCCCGCTCTAAGGGCCGTTTGCAAAGATGTCCGCATTGGCAAAATCCTCATCCAGACCAACCAGGACACAGGAGAACCTGAG CTTCATTACCTGCGTCTCCCCAAAGACATAAGCGAAGATCACGTCATTCTGATGGACTGCACCGTGTCCACTGGCGCTGCAGCCATGATGGCCGTTCGAGTGCTGCTG GACCATGATGTGCAAGAGGATAAAATCCTTCTGGTGTCTCTGCTAATGGCTGAAATGGGAGTGCACTCGGTGGCCTACGCCTTCCCGCAGGTCAAGATCATCACCACAGCCGTAGACAAGAAGGTCAACGATCTCTTCCACATCATACCTGGCATCG GAAATTTTGGGGATAGATATTTTGGAACTGATGCACCTCCTGACTGGAGCGACGACGAGATAGATGAGCCTAGTTACTGA
- the uckl1b gene encoding uridine-cytidine kinase-like 1 isoform X4: MSVLPNYSGARISGCWILTSDGCGSGDGSLDRLLPSVSTGLSPRKRTTSQCKSEPPLLRTSKRTIYTAGRPPWYNQHGTQSKEAFVIGLCGGSASGKTTVARKIIEALDVPWVVLLSMDSFYKVLSSEQQMRAASNDYNFDHPDAFDFDLLTHTLRKLKQGKSVKIPVYDFTTHGRQKEWKTVYGASVIIFEGIMAFVDKELLKLLDMKIFVDTDSDIRLVRRLRRDITERGRDIEGVIKQYNKFVKPSFEQYIEPTMRLADIVVPRGGGNMVAIDLIVQHVHSQLEERELSVRAALASAHQAQPLPQTLSVLESTPQVKGMHTIIRNKETSRDEFIFYSKRLMRLLIERALSFLPSQVHVVQTPQGEDYEGRRFHGKRITGVSILRAGETMEPALRAVCKDVRIGKILIQTNQDTGEPELHYLRLPKDISEDHVILMDCTVSTGAAAMMAVRVLLDHDVQEDKILLVSLLMAEMGVHSVAYAFPQVKIITTAVDKKVNDLFHIIPGIGNFGDRYFGTDAPPDWSDDEIDEPSY; this comes from the exons CGGAAGTGGTGATGGCTCCCTTGACCGCCTCCTCCCCTCGGTGAGCACGGGCCTTTCACCGAGGAAAAGGACTACAAGTCAGTGCAAGTCTGAGCCGCCTCTTCTCCGCACCTCCAAGCGCACCATCTACACGGCTGGGCGTCCCCCCTGGTACAACCAACATGGCACCCAGTCCAAGGAGGCCTTTGTCATTG GTCTGTGCGGCGGCAGTGCTTCGGGAAAGACGACCGTCGCTAGAAAAATCATCGAAGCCCTCGACGTTCCTTGGGTTGTCCTCCTTTCCATGGACTCCTTTTACAAG GTCCTCTCCTCAGAACAACAGATGCGGGCTGCCAGTAACGATTATAACTTTGACCACCCCGATGCCTTCGACTTTGATTTGCTGACACACACGCTGCGAAAGCTCAAGCAGGGCAAGAGTGTGAAAATCCCCGTGTATGATTTCACAACTCACGGGAGACAGAAGGAGTGG AAAACAGTGTATGGAGCCAGTGTGATCATCTTTGAAGGGATCATGGCCTTTGTCGATAAAGAGCTCTTGAAG TTGCTGGACATGAAGATTTTTGTCGACACGGACTCAGATATCCGTCTCGTGCGGCGGCTGCGGAGGGACATCACCGAGCGAGGCCGAGACATTGAGGGTGTCATCAAACAGTACAATAAATTTGTCAAGCCATCCTTTGAGCAGTACATCGAACCAACCATGCGTCTGGCTGATATTGTGGTGCCTCGGG GTGGCGGAAACATGGTGGCCATTGATTTGATAGTGCAGCACGTCCACAGTCAACTGGAAGAG CGCGAGCTCAGCGTCAG GGCAGCCCTGGCTTCTGCACACCAAGCTCAACCGCTTCCGCAGACGCTCAGCGTTCTGGAGAGTACACCCCAGGTCAAAGGCATGCACACCATCATCAG GAACAAGGAAACCAGCCGGGATGAGTTCATCTTTTACTCCAAGAGGTTGATGCGTCTGTTGATTGAGCGAGCGCTCTCCTTCCTGCCATCACAG GTCCACGTCGTCCAGACACCCCAGGGAGAGGACTATGAAGGCAGGCGTTTCCACGGGAAGAGG ATCACCGGCGTGTCCATTTTGCGGGCAGGGGAAACCATGGAGCCCGCTCTAAGGGCCGTTTGCAAAGATGTCCGCATTGGCAAAATCCTCATCCAGACCAACCAGGACACAGGAGAACCTGAG CTTCATTACCTGCGTCTCCCCAAAGACATAAGCGAAGATCACGTCATTCTGATGGACTGCACCGTGTCCACTGGCGCTGCAGCCATGATGGCCGTTCGAGTGCTGCTG GACCATGATGTGCAAGAGGATAAAATCCTTCTGGTGTCTCTGCTAATGGCTGAAATGGGAGTGCACTCGGTGGCCTACGCCTTCCCGCAGGTCAAGATCATCACCACAGCCGTAGACAAGAAGGTCAACGATCTCTTCCACATCATACCTGGCATCG GAAATTTTGGGGATAGATATTTTGGAACTGATGCACCTCCTGACTGGAGCGACGACGAGATAGATGAGCCTAGTTACTGA
- the uckl1b gene encoding uridine-cytidine kinase-like 1 isoform X2 produces MSVLPNYSGARISGCWILTSDGCGSGDGSLDRLLPSVSTGLSPRKRTTSQCKSEPPLLRTSKRTIYTAGRPPWYNQHGTQSKEAFVIGLCGGSASGKTTVARKIIEALDVPWVVLLSMDSFYKVLSSEQQMRAASNDYNFDHPDAFDFDLLTHTLRKLKQGKSVKIPVYDFTTHGRQKEWKTVYGASVIIFEGIMAFVDKELLKLLDMKIFVDTDSDIRLVRRLRRDITERGRDIEGVIKQYNKFVKPSFEQYIEPTMRLADIVVPRGGGNMVAIDLIVQHVHSQLEERELSVRAALASAHQAQPLPQTLSVLESTPQVKGMHTIIRNKETSRDEFIFYSKRLMRLLIERALSFLPSQVHVVQTPQGEDYEGRRFHGKRITGVSILRAGETMEPALRAVCKDVRIGKILIQTNQDTGEPEVQLHYLRLPKDISEDHVILMDCTVSTGAAAMMAVRVLLDHDVQEDKILLVSLLMAEMGVHSVAYAFPQVKIITTAVDKKVNDLFHIIPGIGNFGDRYFGTDAPPDWSDDEIDEPSY; encoded by the exons CGGAAGTGGTGATGGCTCCCTTGACCGCCTCCTCCCCTCGGTGAGCACGGGCCTTTCACCGAGGAAAAGGACTACAAGTCAGTGCAAGTCTGAGCCGCCTCTTCTCCGCACCTCCAAGCGCACCATCTACACGGCTGGGCGTCCCCCCTGGTACAACCAACATGGCACCCAGTCCAAGGAGGCCTTTGTCATTG GTCTGTGCGGCGGCAGTGCTTCGGGAAAGACGACCGTCGCTAGAAAAATCATCGAAGCCCTCGACGTTCCTTGGGTTGTCCTCCTTTCCATGGACTCCTTTTACAAG GTCCTCTCCTCAGAACAACAGATGCGGGCTGCCAGTAACGATTATAACTTTGACCACCCCGATGCCTTCGACTTTGATTTGCTGACACACACGCTGCGAAAGCTCAAGCAGGGCAAGAGTGTGAAAATCCCCGTGTATGATTTCACAACTCACGGGAGACAGAAGGAGTGG AAAACAGTGTATGGAGCCAGTGTGATCATCTTTGAAGGGATCATGGCCTTTGTCGATAAAGAGCTCTTGAAG TTGCTGGACATGAAGATTTTTGTCGACACGGACTCAGATATCCGTCTCGTGCGGCGGCTGCGGAGGGACATCACCGAGCGAGGCCGAGACATTGAGGGTGTCATCAAACAGTACAATAAATTTGTCAAGCCATCCTTTGAGCAGTACATCGAACCAACCATGCGTCTGGCTGATATTGTGGTGCCTCGGG GTGGCGGAAACATGGTGGCCATTGATTTGATAGTGCAGCACGTCCACAGTCAACTGGAAGAG CGCGAGCTCAGCGTCAG GGCAGCCCTGGCTTCTGCACACCAAGCTCAACCGCTTCCGCAGACGCTCAGCGTTCTGGAGAGTACACCCCAGGTCAAAGGCATGCACACCATCATCAG GAACAAGGAAACCAGCCGGGATGAGTTCATCTTTTACTCCAAGAGGTTGATGCGTCTGTTGATTGAGCGAGCGCTCTCCTTCCTGCCATCACAG GTCCACGTCGTCCAGACACCCCAGGGAGAGGACTATGAAGGCAGGCGTTTCCACGGGAAGAGG ATCACCGGCGTGTCCATTTTGCGGGCAGGGGAAACCATGGAGCCCGCTCTAAGGGCCGTTTGCAAAGATGTCCGCATTGGCAAAATCCTCATCCAGACCAACCAGGACACAGGAGAACCTGAGGTCCAG CTTCATTACCTGCGTCTCCCCAAAGACATAAGCGAAGATCACGTCATTCTGATGGACTGCACCGTGTCCACTGGCGCTGCAGCCATGATGGCCGTTCGAGTGCTGCTG GACCATGATGTGCAAGAGGATAAAATCCTTCTGGTGTCTCTGCTAATGGCTGAAATGGGAGTGCACTCGGTGGCCTACGCCTTCCCGCAGGTCAAGATCATCACCACAGCCGTAGACAAGAAGGTCAACGATCTCTTCCACATCATACCTGGCATCG GAAATTTTGGGGATAGATATTTTGGAACTGATGCACCTCCTGACTGGAGCGACGACGAGATAGATGAGCCTAGTTACTGA
- the uckl1b gene encoding uridine-cytidine kinase-like 1 isoform X6, whose translation MEERLAKMEQVDKTSNSGSGDGSLDRLLPSVSTGLSPRKRTTSQCKSEPPLLRTSKRTIYTAGRPPWYNQHGTQSKEAFVIGLCGGSASGKTTVARKIIEALDVPWVVLLSMDSFYKVLSSEQQMRAASNDYNFDHPDAFDFDLLTHTLRKLKQGKSVKIPVYDFTTHGRQKEWKTVYGASVIIFEGIMAFVDKELLKLLDMKIFVDTDSDIRLVRRLRRDITERGRDIEGVIKQYNKFVKPSFEQYIEPTMRLADIVVPRGGGNMVAIDLIVQHVHSQLEERKLRWDMAALASAHQAQPLPQTLSVLESTPQVKGMHTIIRNKETSRDEFIFYSKRLMRLLIERALSFLPSQVHVVQTPQGEDYEGRRFHGKRITGVSILRAGETMEPALRAVCKDVRIGKILIQTNQDTGEPEVQLHYLRLPKDISEDHVILMDCTVSTGAAAMMAVRVLLDHDVQEDKILLVSLLMAEMGVHSVAYAFPQVKIITTAVDKKVNDLFHIIPGIGNFGDRYFGTDAPPDWSDDEIDEPSY comes from the exons CGGAAGTGGTGATGGCTCCCTTGACCGCCTCCTCCCCTCGGTGAGCACGGGCCTTTCACCGAGGAAAAGGACTACAAGTCAGTGCAAGTCTGAGCCGCCTCTTCTCCGCACCTCCAAGCGCACCATCTACACGGCTGGGCGTCCCCCCTGGTACAACCAACATGGCACCCAGTCCAAGGAGGCCTTTGTCATTG GTCTGTGCGGCGGCAGTGCTTCGGGAAAGACGACCGTCGCTAGAAAAATCATCGAAGCCCTCGACGTTCCTTGGGTTGTCCTCCTTTCCATGGACTCCTTTTACAAG GTCCTCTCCTCAGAACAACAGATGCGGGCTGCCAGTAACGATTATAACTTTGACCACCCCGATGCCTTCGACTTTGATTTGCTGACACACACGCTGCGAAAGCTCAAGCAGGGCAAGAGTGTGAAAATCCCCGTGTATGATTTCACAACTCACGGGAGACAGAAGGAGTGG AAAACAGTGTATGGAGCCAGTGTGATCATCTTTGAAGGGATCATGGCCTTTGTCGATAAAGAGCTCTTGAAG TTGCTGGACATGAAGATTTTTGTCGACACGGACTCAGATATCCGTCTCGTGCGGCGGCTGCGGAGGGACATCACCGAGCGAGGCCGAGACATTGAGGGTGTCATCAAACAGTACAATAAATTTGTCAAGCCATCCTTTGAGCAGTACATCGAACCAACCATGCGTCTGGCTGATATTGTGGTGCCTCGGG GTGGCGGAAACATGGTGGCCATTGATTTGATAGTGCAGCACGTCCACAGTCAACTGGAAGAG AGGAAACTTCGCTGGGATAT GGCAGCCCTGGCTTCTGCACACCAAGCTCAACCGCTTCCGCAGACGCTCAGCGTTCTGGAGAGTACACCCCAGGTCAAAGGCATGCACACCATCATCAG GAACAAGGAAACCAGCCGGGATGAGTTCATCTTTTACTCCAAGAGGTTGATGCGTCTGTTGATTGAGCGAGCGCTCTCCTTCCTGCCATCACAG GTCCACGTCGTCCAGACACCCCAGGGAGAGGACTATGAAGGCAGGCGTTTCCACGGGAAGAGG ATCACCGGCGTGTCCATTTTGCGGGCAGGGGAAACCATGGAGCCCGCTCTAAGGGCCGTTTGCAAAGATGTCCGCATTGGCAAAATCCTCATCCAGACCAACCAGGACACAGGAGAACCTGAGGTCCAG CTTCATTACCTGCGTCTCCCCAAAGACATAAGCGAAGATCACGTCATTCTGATGGACTGCACCGTGTCCACTGGCGCTGCAGCCATGATGGCCGTTCGAGTGCTGCTG GACCATGATGTGCAAGAGGATAAAATCCTTCTGGTGTCTCTGCTAATGGCTGAAATGGGAGTGCACTCGGTGGCCTACGCCTTCCCGCAGGTCAAGATCATCACCACAGCCGTAGACAAGAAGGTCAACGATCTCTTCCACATCATACCTGGCATCG GAAATTTTGGGGATAGATATTTTGGAACTGATGCACCTCCTGACTGGAGCGACGACGAGATAGATGAGCCTAGTTACTGA
- the uckl1b gene encoding uridine-cytidine kinase-like 1 isoform X1 encodes MSVLPNYSGARISGCWILTSDGCGSGDGSLDRLLPSVSTGLSPRKRTTSQCKSEPPLLRTSKRTIYTAGRPPWYNQHGTQSKEAFVIGLCGGSASGKTTVARKIIEALDVPWVVLLSMDSFYKVLSSEQQMRAASNDYNFDHPDAFDFDLLTHTLRKLKQGKSVKIPVYDFTTHGRQKEWKTVYGASVIIFEGIMAFVDKELLKLLDMKIFVDTDSDIRLVRRLRRDITERGRDIEGVIKQYNKFVKPSFEQYIEPTMRLADIVVPRGGGNMVAIDLIVQHVHSQLEERKLRWDMAALASAHQAQPLPQTLSVLESTPQVKGMHTIIRNKETSRDEFIFYSKRLMRLLIERALSFLPSQVHVVQTPQGEDYEGRRFHGKRITGVSILRAGETMEPALRAVCKDVRIGKILIQTNQDTGEPEVQLHYLRLPKDISEDHVILMDCTVSTGAAAMMAVRVLLDHDVQEDKILLVSLLMAEMGVHSVAYAFPQVKIITTAVDKKVNDLFHIIPGIGNFGDRYFGTDAPPDWSDDEIDEPSY; translated from the exons CGGAAGTGGTGATGGCTCCCTTGACCGCCTCCTCCCCTCGGTGAGCACGGGCCTTTCACCGAGGAAAAGGACTACAAGTCAGTGCAAGTCTGAGCCGCCTCTTCTCCGCACCTCCAAGCGCACCATCTACACGGCTGGGCGTCCCCCCTGGTACAACCAACATGGCACCCAGTCCAAGGAGGCCTTTGTCATTG GTCTGTGCGGCGGCAGTGCTTCGGGAAAGACGACCGTCGCTAGAAAAATCATCGAAGCCCTCGACGTTCCTTGGGTTGTCCTCCTTTCCATGGACTCCTTTTACAAG GTCCTCTCCTCAGAACAACAGATGCGGGCTGCCAGTAACGATTATAACTTTGACCACCCCGATGCCTTCGACTTTGATTTGCTGACACACACGCTGCGAAAGCTCAAGCAGGGCAAGAGTGTGAAAATCCCCGTGTATGATTTCACAACTCACGGGAGACAGAAGGAGTGG AAAACAGTGTATGGAGCCAGTGTGATCATCTTTGAAGGGATCATGGCCTTTGTCGATAAAGAGCTCTTGAAG TTGCTGGACATGAAGATTTTTGTCGACACGGACTCAGATATCCGTCTCGTGCGGCGGCTGCGGAGGGACATCACCGAGCGAGGCCGAGACATTGAGGGTGTCATCAAACAGTACAATAAATTTGTCAAGCCATCCTTTGAGCAGTACATCGAACCAACCATGCGTCTGGCTGATATTGTGGTGCCTCGGG GTGGCGGAAACATGGTGGCCATTGATTTGATAGTGCAGCACGTCCACAGTCAACTGGAAGAG AGGAAACTTCGCTGGGATAT GGCAGCCCTGGCTTCTGCACACCAAGCTCAACCGCTTCCGCAGACGCTCAGCGTTCTGGAGAGTACACCCCAGGTCAAAGGCATGCACACCATCATCAG GAACAAGGAAACCAGCCGGGATGAGTTCATCTTTTACTCCAAGAGGTTGATGCGTCTGTTGATTGAGCGAGCGCTCTCCTTCCTGCCATCACAG GTCCACGTCGTCCAGACACCCCAGGGAGAGGACTATGAAGGCAGGCGTTTCCACGGGAAGAGG ATCACCGGCGTGTCCATTTTGCGGGCAGGGGAAACCATGGAGCCCGCTCTAAGGGCCGTTTGCAAAGATGTCCGCATTGGCAAAATCCTCATCCAGACCAACCAGGACACAGGAGAACCTGAGGTCCAG CTTCATTACCTGCGTCTCCCCAAAGACATAAGCGAAGATCACGTCATTCTGATGGACTGCACCGTGTCCACTGGCGCTGCAGCCATGATGGCCGTTCGAGTGCTGCTG GACCATGATGTGCAAGAGGATAAAATCCTTCTGGTGTCTCTGCTAATGGCTGAAATGGGAGTGCACTCGGTGGCCTACGCCTTCCCGCAGGTCAAGATCATCACCACAGCCGTAGACAAGAAGGTCAACGATCTCTTCCACATCATACCTGGCATCG GAAATTTTGGGGATAGATATTTTGGAACTGATGCACCTCCTGACTGGAGCGACGACGAGATAGATGAGCCTAGTTACTGA